Genomic window (Camelina sativa cultivar DH55 unplaced genomic scaffold, Cs unpScaffold00668, whole genome shotgun sequence):
AGGATCATCTCATACaacaagttttaaatttttaagtaaaaacaaattgtactaattaatataattttgatttttcaatttaaCAAAGGGGGTGTGACGACTATGAAGCCGTTTCTTGAGAAATTCTTTCCATCGGTTCTCAAAAAAGCTTCGGAAGCTAAAACGAATGTGTACTGCGTCTACGACAGTCAACTTCTTACGGCCTTCACATCCAGCCTCTATGTCGCCGGCTTACTCGCTTCCTTAGTGGCTGGCCGTCTCACCGCGGCTTATGGTCGCCGCACCACCATGATCCTCGGCGGTTTCACTTTCCTCTTTGGTGCCCTCATCAATGGTTTAGCTGCCAACATAGCCATGCTCATTTCCGGTCGGATTTTGCTAGGATTTGGTGTTGGTTTCACCAACCAGGTAGCTGTAGTTCTAATTTCACTAAAGTccataatataattttgtttgtttgtgtagaTATGCATGGAAAAGTGAGCCATCCGATTTACAATttagtttctttgatttttttttttttaatcacttctATAAAGCCTGAAGCCAAATACTATTATAGTTCGTATGGTTATGGCCTGGTCTCATCAAATTtcattaatattatgtttatgcactaataaaaatatacaaattttataaattttactacACTAAAACTGTTATGGTCCAGTTTCTGTTTCAGTTTGTTGGTTTGTTACTACACTAAAACTATGCGGTTTGTAAACAGTTTAGTTTCGGTTTAACTTGTATTTGGTTTTGTAAGCAAATCTATTACAAggtaactaaaaaaattacaaatttttgaatGTGAACACGTACGTACGCTAGGCGGCTCCGGTATATCTTTCGGAGGTAGCCCCACCGCGATGGCGTGGAGCATTCAACTCCGGCTTTCAATTCTTCATCGGTGTCGGAGTAGTAGCAGCCAATCTAATAAACTACGGCACGGACAGCATTCACAACGGCTGGCGCATCTCACTAGGCCTAGCTGCTGTACCAGCCGCGATCATGACCGTCGGATGTCTATTCATTTCCGACACACCTTCTAGCCTCTTGGCCCGTGGGAAACACGAACATGCTCACGCGTCGTTGCTAAAGCTACGTGGCGTCGAAAACATAGCTGATGTGGAAACCGAGCTAGCGGCGTTGGCTAGGTCAAGCCAGCTAGCCATAGAGGCTAGAGCCGAACCTTTTATGAAGACGATATTGGAAAGACGGTATAGGCCTCATCTTGTGGTTGCTGTGGCGATACCATGTTTTCAGCAGTTAACCGGGATCACGGTTAATGCGTTCTACGCGCCGGTTCTGTTTCGATCGGTTGGGTTTGGTTCTGGTCCGGCTCTTATCGCGACCTTGATACTCGGGTTGGTTAATCTTGGTTCGCTTCTTGTCTCAACTATGGTTATTGACCGGTTTGGTAGACGTTTATTGTTTATTGCTGGTGGTATTCAGATGTTTATTTGTCAGGTACGTTCTAAAATTCTCATTAGGTTAAGTTatggattatatatttatgctTGTCACAAATCATGCAAAAATTGATAACTAGGTCAGGTCATGTACAGGTGGCAGTGGCTGCGTTGCTAGCGGTGACAGAGGGAGCCACCGGGGACGGAGAGATGAAGAAGGGCTACGCCGTGACGGTGGTGGTGTTACTTTGCATATACGCGGCTGGGTTTGGATGGTCATGGGGGCCATTGAGCTGGCTGGTCCCAAGTGAGATATTCCCACTCAAGATGCGGCCGGCTGGTCAGAGCTTAAGTGTGGCCGTGAACTTCGCTGCAACGTTTGCTCTCTCTCAGACGTTCTTGGTAACGCTCTGCGATTTCAAGTACGGTGCGTTCTTGTTTTACGGCGGTTGGATCTTTATAATGACGTTATTCGTCATCATGCTCTTGCCAGAGACAAAAGGGATCCCTGTGGATTCCATGTATCAAGTTTGGGAGAAGCATTGGTATTGGCAACGGTTTACTAAACCGACGTCAACTTGAAAGATGCAAAATTGCAATGGTTTACATTTTCCATGGATTATGTTTATTAGTTAGGATTGAAAGGATATAAGACATGCAACGTACATCAAATTAGtattgtatgtatattttgactGGAATCTTTATATTGTTATGCAATTAGTTATTTTCAAGCTTGATATCCTACAAAATTAACGTGCAAAAGAGTTTCATTATAGGTTATCTAgcaaattgaaaatttgaaattgggttagtttacaaaataatttaggaCTCATTACAATACGGAATATAAACCatgaagttttcttctttttatacaCTTTTCACATAATCACATGAGCTTATAGACGAGTAGGGAGCAAAGCAAATAAGATCGATAGTTGGTGAAAGAAGCAGAAGGCGGACGACGAGAGGTAAAAGtcgcatatatatacatttcattttttttctttatgtgagTGTAGCTTGATTTAGACGATGTTATACAAATCAAGGAACTGATTTTTGTATTTGGACATCCATAGTCTTACAaatctgatttattttgtaggtttgaggaaaaaaataattggttaaagaagcaaaagacgaaaacaaaaatgagataaggtttgcataatataaaatactaaagtaATCTTAAAGTTACAtggaaacttgaaaacatcctatattgtgaaacaaaaaagtttttctaaaacatcttatattttgaaacggagggagtatatttttttcttatgcgtgtaattttttttttttttaacacataccTTGCTCTTATGCGTGTAACTTGTTGTATACGATGTTATTCCAATAGAACCCATATTTTGGTCAGCTTTAACCTTGTTTACTTTGTAGTTGTAGTGAATTCTATGAGACTTGAGATTACCTTTTATGTCTTTACATGTATTGTTTTGGATTCTAATAAAAGAATTCAAGCGTTCAACAATAAAACatgtattatacatattttttgaaaaatgatttaACTAAACATGTTTAGTTCGCATAAAGCATTCCGAAAATACCTATATCTATGTTTTCTGGATTCAACactgttaaaaaaatatggacTCTGAAATCTGATCAAAAACTCTTCAATCAACCATATCCATAAAAATCACAACTATAggaaaaaaagtattatatttcGTATTGTTTTTGTAACGTTCcaagtttttaatattatcCTATCTGCTTTCAAGCCCATAAAATAAGCCCATCGCCTTCCCACAACCCATACTTCCAAATCATTACGGTTTCCAAAGCAGAAGAATCAAAAGATTTATTAAGATTGTGAATGGTCGCAGCAGTCTTGCGGAGAAATCCGTCTGCGGACTGTACtgctttttatttatcatttaataaatatagtttgcATGGTGTGATCTaaataaagcagagacaagATCGCAGCAGACCAACTACAGACcgcttttgcatacaaataaagttgattCACAATAGTCTGTAATCCGTTCTAAAAATGGAACGGTTCAGACCGCAGATAGATTTGGCCGCTCTGACTACAGTTAGCATTTAAACCCTAGGTGAAAAGAACAAATCAAAGCCGACACGTGGCAGTCACTCCTTGACAGCTGGATAATACTTACTGGCCCTCTAAATCTACGAAATTTATTTGTCTCCATcactctccttttttttttctggttctctcttctctttttgtgtattttattcaAAAGCCAATTCCCAATTTCCCACCAAAGCTCTTTTGGCGCAATCCGGAGAGTCTCACTGACGACGACGTCATGTCGTCACCATCCGGCGAGTCTACGAACGGCTCTCGTTGCTGCTCATCATGCATCAACGGTGACAACGATGGAACCCCCGGCGACGATTTCGGTAAATCGGATGAGTTTACATGCATTCACTGCAAAAGTTCCGATCGATTCGATCTCTCTTCTTCGTCCTGTTACTCTGAATCGGAATCGAAATCGGTGGACGATTCGGAGAAGCTTCGAAGAATCATCGTCGCTTCCGTCAAAGGATTCACTATAGGTACTGGTTTAAAAGGTGGATTAGCTATTTTCTCAATCGTAGCTCGTTTCGCTCGCCGTCGTAGGTCTTCTTCTCAATCCAGGTTAGCCGAATCCgccttgatatatata
Coding sequences:
- the LOC104773837 gene encoding sugar transport protein 5, which codes for MAIGGLALDNSDAGNIDAKITAAVVMSCIVAASCGLIFGYDIGISGGVTTMKPFLEKFFPSVLKKASEAKTNVYCVYDSQLLTAFTSSLYVAGLLASLVAGRLTAAYGRRTTMILGGFTFLFGALINGLAANIAMLISGRILLGFGVGFTNQAAPVYLSEVAPPRWRGAFNSGFQFFIGVGVVAANLINYGTDSIHNGWRISLGLAAVPAAIMTVGCLFISDTPSSLLARGKHEHAHASLLKLRGVENIADVETELAALARSSQLAIEARAEPFMKTILERRYRPHLVVAVAIPCFQQLTGITVNAFYAPVLFRSVGFGSGPALIATLILGLVNLGSLLVSTMVIDRFGRRLLFIAGGIQMFICQVAVAALLAVTEGATGDGEMKKGYAVTVVVLLCIYAAGFGWSWGPLSWLVPSEIFPLKMRPAGQSLSVAVNFAATFALSQTFLVTLCDFKYGAFLFYGGWIFIMTLFVIMLLPETKGIPVDSMYQVWEKHWYWQRFTKPTST